The Proteus sp. ZN5 genome includes the window TCCTTATCGCTGTGTTGATACCCCCCAATAGGGCCTAAGCCATCTACACTAGGAGTGCCAACACCCGCGGTAAATGAAGCATCAGAACCACCACCAGTTGAAATATCTTCAATATCAAGACCAAGCAGATGAGCTTGCTCTTTGATCATGTCAATTAATGCACCACTTTCAGGAGTTTTGACCATAGGAGGGCGATTAATACCGCCATTAAGTGTAAGCTTAATTCCTTCTAATACAGGTTTGCTGCATACTTCTCTTACAAGTTTATCAATTTCAACACCTTGCTCATCGGTTGAAATACGAACGTCAATCTCAGCACACGCATTAGGTGCAACGGTATTAACTGATGTACCACCAGAAATTAATCCTACGTTGACAGAAAGGCCGTCATCATGACGAGAAAGTGCGTGCAATGCTTGGATTTTATAAGAGAGCTCTTGAATAGCGCTAATTCCCGCTTCTGGTGCAATACCAGAGTGAGATGCTTTACCTTCAATTAAAAGCTCATAAGTTCCCACACCTCGACGCGCACTCACAATCGCTCCATTAGCACGAGCTGGCTCCATCACTAAGGCATAGGATTTATTCTTGGCATACTGTTCAATTAGACCACGAGAGGTTTTTGAGCCAATCTCTTCATCACAATTCAGGAAAATTTCAACATTTTTATAAGCACTATTGCCTGATTGTATCAGTGCATTGATCGCGTAATAAGTCAGAACATGACTGGCTTTCATATCAATAACGCCAGGGCCGTAAGCGCGAGTACCTTCGATACTAAATGGACGCTCTGCCACTGTTCCTTTAGGGAAAACTGTATCAAGA containing:
- a CDS encoding M20 family metallopeptidase, with the translated sequence MQNTINSQYNEMVEFLKELVNTESGSYDKEGVDAVANLLIQRYEKLGFVVEIFKNDKLGNNYRLVHKEAKDPQIFIAAHLDTVFPKGTVAERPFSIEGTRAYGPGVIDMKASHVLTYYAINALIQSGNSAYKNVEIFLNCDEEIGSKTSRGLIEQYAKNKSYALVMEPARANGAIVSARRGVGTYELLIEGKASHSGIAPEAGISAIQELSYKIQALHALSRHDDGLSVNVGLISGGTSVNTVAPNACAEIDVRISTDEQGVEIDKLVREVCSKPVLEGIKLTLNGGINRPPMVKTPESGALIDMIKEQAHLLGLDIEDISTGGGSDASFTAGVGTPSVDGLGPIGGYQHSDKEYIDLPSLTERTVLFANILKRLSQ